The window TCATCCATCCCATTAAATATACCACGCCAGCATGTGTGTACATACTTGCAGCGGTATAAATTTCCATGTTACATTATTTTGTGCGTTTCTGTTCTGATGATGTCATTTGTGATATGTGCAGTAACAGCATTTAAACCGAAGACATGGAGTGAAATACCAAGGCTGGTTCGAGAGCGGAGGCAGGCCACTCGAGAAGCCAAGAAACTCCGGCAGTCCATGCAGGAGTAAACAAGGCAGAAAGGGCATGGATTTTGATTGCTCTGAACAATGTACAAGATTATGTCGTGACTGTGATCAAAGCCTCTACCTAGTTGAGATATTTGTTATGTGAATCAAATGAATTTCCCCGGTTCAGTAGAAATTAGGACAATATACTCACATGTGTGTCTGTGAGCTATCTATGTATCTATCTGTTTTTGCTTTGCTTAGTTAACTGACAAGACACTGGCCTTTAATGTGTTCAATAAACTTTTTCAACTGTGGCTTTATCTGTGGATTTTTCTTGGGTGATAGGCCTGATCCCTGATTTTCTTGTATTGCTTCTACAACTGAACTGTGCCGCAGTCGCTCTCGGTCAAGAACTATCGGTGCCTGCGGTGTAGGGCGACTACTGCTTGGCGTCGAGTCGAGCATCTCTGAATCAACACCCTAGGGCGAGACCATCTGATCTTGATCTGGTTTGCTGCTGCCTGCTGGCCCTTTGGGTGTGTACAACATTCCTGTCATGTAGCCCAGTGTTGTAGTATCTGAATAGCTTGAACAATACAATCTTTTGTCCACCAAAAGACTGGGTAGTATACCAAGATGATTTTTTTATCCCAACATTTATGCCTAACAACATATACAAGGTTCCATAATTTTTTATCAACCACTCAGACATGGATTTCACCAATAACCAGCAAAGCAGCAGCAGCATCAGGTGATTTTTTTAATCCCGCAAAAAACATGCCGCAGCTGAAGCTAAATCACATTAATTTGCACCCCGCGATTCATGTTTCATTTTGCAGCACAATGTATTTGACACGGAAGAATCAACATACAATGGTTATCCAAACTCATCCCAAACAAAACGAGCTAAAATCCAAGGAACCCTGCAAATTTCACAGCACAATGTATGCAGTAGACATTAATTTTGAACCCTGCAAAATCATGTTTCATTTCGTAATATGTATGCAAGTAACACTCATGGCCTCTTGTTGCCAACACCAGTAGCAATACGTTGCCAGAATTAATCTACAACTGATGGTGTTTCAGGTCTCACCAAACAAAAATCCAGGCAGGTTATTCAATCAATCATCCCGACAGAAGCAAAATCGTGTGCTCGACACCTCGCTCACTCAGCCCCGACTCCCAGCGCCACTGCCTACTGAGCAGCTCCCATGGTGGTACCGCGCCGCCTCGCCATGCGAACGCACGCCTCGAACCTCTTGACCGCCTCGGCGCACTTAAGCGGGTCCTGCACGTTGCTCCTGTAGCACTCGGCGCAGCCGGCCCTCTCGTCGGTGCACGGGGAGGGGTTCTGGTAGGGCAGCTTGAACTCCTTGTCGTGCAGCTCCTTGGCCCTCTTGGTGAGCTCCTCGCGCATCGTCGCCTCCTTCTTCTGCAGCTTCTCCAGCACCTTCTCGCTCTCCACAACCACTGCTCGTATGGCTTCCACCTCCTGGATCGCCGGCGGGGGTGGTGGAGGAGCGGGGGTCACTGGTAGGTACATGGGTGGCGGAAAAGGCAAAACAGGAGCAGGGCTGCTCTTGGGTTCAGTTGGAAGTTCCCTGCCATTGTCCTGAGGCTCCTCTGGTTGCTCCACGACCTTCCTCGGCTTGGGTTTCCTGGTCCTCCTCTTCACCTGCTTCTCGTCATCGCGCGCGAGCTGCTCGATCAAGCTGGTGCTTACCCGGATTGTGTAGTCGCCCATGGCAGACAAGAATCCTGAAACAGCATCACAATCAAAAGTCAGGGATTAACAGCAAGATTTATAAGGAGGTTAATTCAAGCAAACAAAGGTCTCAAGCATGTTAAACAGAATGAACTGCTGGGACCTATACTGAATGAATGGTGTGCATTAACAACACAACCGCACAAATCTTGAACACGCAAGCTTTCTTCCAGTTCAAAAATTGAAGGCCTCATGGATGCCTGTTAAATAACAGAATGAATATCTGGGCTCTACATGAGGGCAGGGCATCCACAGTTGTAGAATACTTTCCAATATCTAGATGGCCGTTATGAAGCTATGTTGCACATTTTTCTGTCTTTGCCACATTTAACCAACAAATGCATCCGTCCATCCCATCACAGATGTACCACTTCAACACGTCTGTACAAATTTATTCTCCTTTATTTTTAATGTCATATATGGTATAAATCTTTGTGTTACATTAGTCTGTACAGtttgttctgacatcatttgtgaTATGTGCAGTAATGGCATCCAAACCGAAGACATGGAAGGAAATACCAAGAGTAGCCCATGAGTGGAGGCAGTCCTCTTGAGAAGCCAGGGAACGCCAGCAATCCATGCAGGAGTAAACAGGGTGGAAACCACGAAAGGGCATCGATTCTGTTTGTCATGATTGTAATCAATCGACTCTGTTGAACTTTTGTAGCTTTATCTTCTCTGGAAACTTGTATCTAGTTTGAGTGTCGGTACTTAGTTGAGACGTTGGCTTGTAACTTGCTGAGATACTTGTTCCAGAATCTCCTTCTCTGACAGGGAGGACTTGCTGACTGAGGAGAAACTAAACCAGTAGTCCATGTTTTTCTTTGGTCGTAATGATTTTTTCTGCTTCAAGTAATGCACATGCTTTGGTTGTTTGGTTGTGATATTTCTAAGCTGTTGTGGTGCTTAGAATTACCTGATATTTTCCGGCTGCTGTTTGTGGTGCAGGTTGTAGAACTTACTGATGAACATGTTATCTGCTTCTTCTACTGCAGCTAGTGACGTTTACTTTTGGACAATGTCAATGGAGTGGTGTGCAGGTGTGCGCATGATCAGGAGATGGAGGCCACAGAAGGGAAGCGTTTTGATGGGGCTGGTGAAGAAGAAACTGAAGATGTATGTGGCCGCCTGGGAGTGTTCTGCTTGGCTGGTATAGACTCTGTGATATCTTTCCTTCATGAGCTATTTTAGCAGCGCCCTTGTTGTGTTCAGAGCTGTAATGCTGTATAGCTCACTTAGTTTAAATTCAAGTGATGCAACAGGGGACTTCGTTTCCTTTCTATACTGTTAACGCAAATGATCGACCTCGATGTAAATTCTACCCTAACCTGCTATATGTAATTTGTTTCAGAAATTTCAGTCGCATATTAAAGGGCCATTCACATCTTGCTGTCAATAGGATGATCGCTACTTATCCTTTGCATAGGCTAGCTGTGCCAGATGCAGTGTAGGTACAGCTTGGACAAATTGTTGTTCAAGAACAGGCACTGAATACCCAGCTTGAACAAATTGCCTCAGGCGCCTGGTTCTAACCGATCAGCCGTCCGTCATCTCCTATATATGTCGCATGATCAAGTGAGGTTTCCCCTTATCTGTTCCTTGATCCATTTGCCATTACGGTGCTCAGTTAATCAACCGGACCCCATTAGTTGATCGACAAACCTGACTCCAAGCTACCAAACAGTGACCCCCTTTGCATCTTAAGAGTTCAGAGCCCTGCCACGGGTATTAATATATCCTCGGCATATCCTGCTCAGGCACTTGAACTTGTTCATGTAACTGTTTGAACTGGGACTGAATAGTTCAGCACTGCACTGGTGGGAGATGGTACGCCGCCGGCAATGCTAGCTGCTTATAAGGCTGTCCTATGCTTTTATACTATGCTAGCTGTTCGCTCCCAAGCTCAGTCAGGCACAAAGTTGGAAGCTGCCGCTGGGGACCATCGCCACTCGACTTGAGAGCCCTGTTTCTCTGCTATGCCTGTACTAGCTGCTAGTTAACGTCATACTGTAACCCGTTCGTTCAGTTAACTAACCTTGAGCACCAACTGTTCTGTTGGCAGCTTAGTTAGCATCCACTTCTCTAGTCTGCAACTTTCGTAAAGTCGATCCAGCAACATGCGCATACTGTTAGTACGTCCGTCTGATGAGAATTAGAAAGCATTCCCTGCTATATAGGAGCATGTGTGCTCAGTAAAACTTATTCTGTCTCGCATACTCTGGCTGAATTTTGCCTTGGTGTCATTCTTCAATGTTGGCACAAGTTGTACTGCAGATTGTTATATTCCAATACATTTCTAGCTATTCTAATAGTTTTTACCATACTGATGATGGCCGTTGTAGACCACCGTACTCCTGATATTACACTGTGCGCACATGGTCATCCTGTTGTTTTCTTCCGTATAAGCTTACAAAAGCCTGCTGTTGAGATGTATGTGCGATAAGTAATGATTCGAAACTCAATAGTTTGCTCATCTCATATTATGCATCTGACTGCTGACTTGGAGGTTATAGTGACATGATACGTAAACTGCATAGGTTATCCTTGTTTCTGCCTTTGTTTGTGATGTTGATGCCTGCCAATATTCAGGCTCTGGTATCAGTTGGCTTTGCTGAACTTTGACATGCATGTATGTTGTTCAGATACTTTGTTTGTGATGTCGATGCCTGCCAATATTCAGGGTTTATCTGCCTGAACATTTCCTGGAGTTAGTACAAGGTGTTGTTATACTCAGGTTTGTGAAACAGAACAGTTGTGGGGTCATATGATGTATATATGCATGCCGTGATTGATTTCAGGGGGTCTCGGGTGCAGGTGTTAATTTGTTCCTGCAGTTTGGCTCCCCTGTCACAGTAGCAGGTGTTAATTTGCAAAGTAGATGGTTGAGTAATGAAAAAAACTTGCTGATTACTAACATGTTGGCTGCTTCCTCTGTTGCTGCCCTGTGGCTGTGGGAGATGCGCAGCCCTG is drawn from Aegilops tauschii subsp. strangulata cultivar AL8/78 chromosome 1, Aet v6.0, whole genome shotgun sequence and contains these coding sequences:
- the LOC109760040 gene encoding uncharacterized protein; this translates as MGDYTIRVSTSLIEQLARDDEKQVKRRTRKPKPRKVVEQPEEPQDNGRELPTEPKSSPAPVLPFPPPMYLPVTPAPPPPPPAIQEVEAIRAVVVESEKVLEKLQKKEATMREELTKRAKELHDKEFKLPYQNPSPCTDERAGCAECYRSNVQDPLKCAEAVKRFEACVRMARRRGTTMGAAQ